From one Pempheris klunzingeri isolate RE-2024b chromosome 9, fPemKlu1.hap1, whole genome shotgun sequence genomic stretch:
- the zic3 gene encoding zinc finger protein ZIC 3 produces MTMLLDSGPQFASLGVGGFGTPRHHDIGNRDPSLGINPFTDSSHSAAFKISPVAHDIASSQTSAFTPQATGYAAALGHTHGGQVGSYGGGAFNSTRDFLFRNRGVGESTGPGAQHGIFAASAGSLHGPPGITDNPGHLLFPGLHEQGVSHASPSGHVVNSQMHLGLRGDIFGRPDPYRPVASPRTDPYGAQLHNYSHPINMNMGMNVPTHHGPGAFFRYMRQPIKQELSCKWIDENQMNRPKKTCDRTFSTMHEMVTHVSMEHVGGPEQSNHICFWEDCPREGKSFKAKYKLVNHIRVHTGEKPFPCPFPGCGKIFARSENLKIHKRTHTGEKPFKCEFDGCDRRFANSSDRKKHMHVHTSDKPYICKVCDKSYTHPSSLRKHMKVHESQGSESSPAASSGYESSTPPVLVSASTEDPTKTPPLAVQNTSGHSEGLAPNFNEWYV; encoded by the exons ATGACTATGCTTCTTGATAGCGGTCCGCAGTTTGCATCGTTAGGAGTGGGGGGCTTCGGGACACCACGGCACCACGATATCGGGAACAGAGACCCGAGTCTGGGCATCAATCCCTTCACCGATTCCTCCCACTCCGCAGCTTTCAAAATCAGCCCGGTGGCTCACGATATCGCCTCCAGCCAGACGTCAGCTTTCACCCCGCAAGCCACTGGATATGCAGCTGCCCTGGGACACACTCACGGCGGGCAGGTGGGCTCGTACGGCGGAGGAGCGTTCAATTCAACACGGGACTTTCTCTTCAGGAACCGGGGTGTTGGAGAGTCCACGGGACCGGGCGCCCAGCATGGGATCTTTGCAGCGTCGGCGGGGAGCCTCCACGGGCCGCCCGGGATCACCGATAACCCCGGACATCTGTTGTTTCCCGGACTTCACGAGCAGGGGGTGAGCCACGCTTCACCGAGTGGACATGTTGTAAACAGCCAAATGCATCTTGGCTTACGCGGGGACATTTTCGGAAGACCCGATCCGTATCGTCCGGTCGCAAGCCCTCGGACGGACCCCTACGGGGCTCAGCTCCACAACTACAGCCACCCTATCAACATGAACATGGGGATGAATGTGCCGACACACCACGGTCCAGGGGCCTTCTTTAGATACATGAGGCAACCGATCAAACAAGAATTATCCTGCAAATGGATAGACGAGAACCAGATGAACAGACCCAAAAAGACTTGCGACAGGACTTTCAGCACCATGCACGAGATGGTCACTCATGTGTCCATGGAGCACGTCGGCGGACCCGAGCAGAGCAACCACATTTGCTTCTGGGAGGACTGCCCGAGGGAAGGGAAATCTTTTAAGGCCAAGTACAAACTCGTCAACCACATCCGTGTGCACACGGGCGAGAAACCGTTCCCGTGCCCGTTCCCCGGATGTGGGAAAATATTCGCCAGATCGGAAAATTTGAAAATTCATAAAAGAACACATACAG GTGAGAAGCCGTTTAAGTGTGAATTTGATGGCTGTGACAGACGCTTCGCCAACAGCAGCGACAGGAAAaagcacatgcatgtgcacacatcaGACAAGCCATACATCTGCAAAGTGTGCGACAAGTCATACACACACCCCAGCTCTCTCAGGAAACACATGAAG GTACATGAGTCTCAAGGATCTGAGTCGTCCCCAGCAGCAAGTTCTGGATACGAGTCGTCCACACCGCCGGTGCTGGTATCAGCCAGCACCGAAGACCCGACAAAAACACCGCCGTTAGCCGTACAAAACACGTCTGGCCACAGCGAAGGACTGGCACCCAACTTTAATGAATGGTACGTTTGA
- the zic6 gene encoding zic family member 6: MTSLTRFSGCPLSCVNPGESNTEPSVVLPPLAGEHMGHPTGSSLKLCPSHNLRDYPETRSSAYVDHSVPNFSDSGYPSHRLEHSPRGIIIGANLSGVGMPPVTDQLASRANQHGGIGRYRDFPGCRDNRSHAFFTSYQEQAHASTDSSRDLGSQMMLGLPGDLLTRTHPYGQAINPKGNSQQLVTQFLGLYKPLNMAIQRGGGDAFLRCSKQTVKHELVCKWSDGQEGAGKMPCSRAFGTMYELVTHVTVEHVGGPEHSEYVCHWENCARDRKPFKAKYKLVNHVRVHTGEKPFPCPFHGCEKVFARSENLKIHKRTHTGEKPFKCEFEGCNRRFANSSDRKKHSHVHSSDKPYMCKVRGCDKCYTHPSSLRKHMKLHCNKAHVAKSGDARPGDGGQVAEARSTRVPDGSHCSPSHPPASTQDVPMSPESRDESTQRSRFHHTFDSSLDYSAHRSQPLLDPLLLQRGSYRSQSSQYPCGQTGHTFAQSSRTFPSTSPFQKSIVNGWYTCHSGVDSFHSKQCNNIPSL; the protein is encoded by the exons atgacaaGCCTTACGAGGTTTAGTGGCTGCCCTCTCTCTTGCGTCAACCCCGGGGAGAGCAATACTGAACCCAGCGTGGTGCTGCCACCTTTGGCAGGAGAGCACATGGGACACCCCACTGGCAGTTCCTTAAAACTCTGCCCCTCGCACAATTTGCGAGACTACCCCGAGACGAGGTCCAGTGCATATGTTGACCACTCGGTTCCCAATTTTTCCGACTCTGGATACCCCAGCCACCGGTTAGAGCACAGCCCTAGGGGCATTATCATTGGAGCCAATCTTTCTGGAGTCGGCATGCCACCCGTCACTGATCAACTGGCATCAAGAGCTAACCAACATGGCGGGATTGGAAGGTATCGTGACTTTCCTGGCTGCAGAGACAACAGAAGCCATGCTTTTTTCACAAGTTATCAGGAGCAGGCCCACGCCTCCACCGACTCATCTCGAGATCTCGGCAGCCAGATGATGCTGGGTCTACCTGGCGACCTCCTCACCCGGACTCACCCCTATGGCCAAGCCATCAACCCTAAGGGAAACAGCCAGCAGCTTGTCACGCAATTCCTGGGTCTGTACAAACCCCTCAACATGGCAATTCAGCGTGGAGGAGGCGACGCTTTCCTCAGGTGCTCAAAGCAAACAGTGAAGCATGAGCTGGTGTGCAAGTGGAGTGACGGCCAAGAGGGGGCTGGGAAGATGCCTTGCTCCAGAGCCTTCGGGACCATGTATGAACTTGTCACCCATGTGACAGTGGAGCATGTCGGGGGACCAGAGCACTCTGAATATGTGTGTCACTGGGAGAACTGTGCGAGGGACAGGAAGCCGTTCAAAGCCAAATACAAGCTGGTGAACCACGTCAGAGTCCACACAGGGGAAAAGCCCTTTCCCTGCCCCTTTCACGGCTGTGAGAAAGTTTTTGCAAGATCAGAAAATCTTAAGATCCACAAGAGGACTCACACAG GTGAGAAACCTTTTAAATGTGAGTTCGAGGGCTGCAACCGGAGGTTTGCGAACAGCAGCGACCGAAAGAAACATTCTCACGTGCACTCCAGCGACAAACCCTACATGTGCAAGGTCAGGGGCTGCGACAAGTGTTACACCCACCCGAGCTCCCTGCGAAAGCACATGAAGCTCCACTGCAACAAGGCCCACGTCGCCAAAAGCGGTGACGCGCGTCCTGGTGACGGGGGTCAAGTTGCGGAGGCCAGGTCAACCCGAGTCCCGGATGGATCCCACTGCAGCCCCTCTCACCCCCCAGCCTCAACTCAAGACGTCCCCATGTCCCCAGAGAGTCGAGACGAGTCGACCCAGAGGTCACGTTTCCATCACACGTTTGACAGCAGTTTGGACTACTCTGCGCACAGGTCACAGCCCCTCTTGGACCCTTTGTTGCTACAGAGAGGCAGCTACAGGTCCCAGTCCTCCCAGTACCCCTGCGGCCAGACAGGTCACACGTTTGCCCAGAGCTCAAGGACTTTCCCCTCCACTTCCCCCTTTCAGAAAAGTATCGTCAATGGATGGTACACATGCCACAGCGGCGTGGACTCTTTCCACTCAAAGCAGTGTAATAACATCCCGTCTCTCTGA